In Euwallacea similis isolate ESF13 chromosome 5, ESF131.1, whole genome shotgun sequence, a single window of DNA contains:
- the Atg101 gene encoding autophagy-related protein 101, translated as MNARSQVFELTLEGRQADEAVASIFHTILFHRCLGKFMYTNESSYSVSTVGFTDVDCDFIDLTYVCCSSNTLNRHVKQEISNFSEQLRSNESSGTGQISLEFFQRKPSRYLFIQRECIPWEVWTVRLQLITLENEVERQLCRERVGDHLTDKILYITDVMNRHEYLPKLPSRTEVDEVFDSSYPDVQPYLFKMNYSISGPSSAPTVGSTMRKFIRESLNL; from the coding sequence ATGAACGCTCGATCTCAAGTTTTCGAACTCACCTTAGAAGGTAGACAGGCAGATGAGGCTGTCGCCAGCATATTTCACACAATCCTCTTTCATAGAtgtttaggtaaatttatgtATACTAATGAGAGCAGTTACTCGGTTAGCACTGTGGGCTTTACGGATGTTGACTGCGATTTCATCGATTTAACATATGTGTGTTGTTCGTCGAATACTCTCAATCGACACGTGAAGCAGGAGATTAGCAATTTCTCCGAGCAACTTCGGAGTAACGAATCCAGCGGCACGGGGCAGATTTCCCTGGAGTTTTTCCAACGCAAACCTAGCAGATATCTGTTCATTCAGCGTGAATGTATACCATGGGAAGTGTGGACAGTGCGTCTTCAACTTATAACTCTGGAAAACGAGGTTGAGCGGCAACTCTGTCGTGAAAGGGTTGGAGACCATCTTACCGACAAAATCTTGTATATTACCGACGTGATGAACAGGCATGAGTATTTGCCGAAATTACCGTCCAGGACTGAAGTGGATGAGGTGTTCGATTCGTCTTATCCAGACGTGCAGCcgtatttgtttaaaatgaattattccATTTCCGGACCTTCAAGCGCGCCCACTGTAGGATCGACCATGAGGAAGTTTATCAGGGAGAGTCTTAATTTGTAA